A stretch of DNA from Cryptomeria japonica chromosome 4, Sugi_1.0, whole genome shotgun sequence:
GATGAAGACCTTTTTGATTTCCTCCTGAGATGCTTTTCTTCAATAATGGTATTAGTGGGGTTTGAGTTGGGAAGCATTTCGAGGAGCCTAAAACCAGTTTTGTGGGCCATTGAGAAGAGCGAAGATTATAGAACAAATGCCGAGTAGCATATCAAAGGAAAAGTAGAGTCAACCAAGCATCATCTCCAGTACTAATAATTGGTTGATAGCTCAGTCCCATTGGGGGCGGTAGGGCGGGGCTCATTTGATTCTTCTCAGAGTAGGCCCTCACTGCAAACAGTTGTGTTATATATAAGAATACCCATTTATTCTATTATAATTCTTATTGAAATTGCCTTGTTATTCTCCCATTTGCAAGGCTTGATTGTGATGTATGGAGGGTGACGTGCCCTGTTCCTGAAGAGCATTTTTTTGATGGATCAGGACCAATCTGCATGTAGATTTGCAGCTCAGAAAGCCAAAGCAGAGATGGAATCGTCATTCCCAGAGGAAGTTTTGGAACACGTGTTGGTTTTTCTGAATGCCCACAAGCACAGAAATGCTGTTTCTTTAGTTTGCAAGGCTTGGTACAGGGTGGAATCATGGTCACGCAGGCAGATATTTATAAGCAATTGCTATGCTGTCTCACCAGAAATAATGATAAACAGGTTCCCCAAGATCAAATCTGTGACCCTCAAGGGAAAACCCAGATTTGCAGACTTCAATTTGGTGCCAGCCAAATGGGGGGCCAATCTTACCCCGTGGGTGTCTGCCATGGCACCTGCTTATCCATGGCTTGAGAAGTTGTGTTTGAAGAGAATGACTGTCACAGATGAGGATCTGGCCATGCTTGCAAATTCCTTCCCCAACTTCAAGGAGCTCATCCTAGTCTGCTGTGATGGATTTAGCACCGCTGGTCTTGCTACGATTGCTAGCAAATGCAGGTGCACTGCCAATACCTATTAGTAATACTTTTAATTGAATGCAAGTATACCTTTTATTACCCACGACATTAATGTCCGTTAAATTCGAAGTTTTGGTTAAATGATAGCTTTAACAATGGTGGAAAATTGCTTTATAAAACACGAGGTCTTTCACGTAGGCATCTTTCTGACCTGTGTTTGACTGCAGTTCTGAAAATCTTCGGGTGCTATCCTGTTCTGATAATTAGGTTACTATTTGTCTGTTGTTAACACAGATTCAAAATAATTAGTTTTTAGGGTTGAGTAAGAAAAAAGGAGAGACTTAAAATCTATATTGAAAATCTCAGATCTGTACTACACAACTTCTGTAATGTGCGTTACTGGAATATGCAGATTTTCAGAAATTAGGAGTGCTAGGATACCAGTTGAGAAGATGGTATAAAAGGGTGAACTGGATGTTGAGCTCCGAACAATTGCCGTATCATTCCTAGAGTAGTTCTTATTTTTAATCGTCTCCTTATTGCTATGTTGCTTCAGAAAAGCCAATTTAGTTTACTTTGGCCATAAATGTGGAATTGATTTCAACACTGGTGAGGATGAGGGAGTTTAAAGTTTTATTTCTCTGACCTGGGACATGCACCACAACTTTTTTGACTTTATGGTAGCTTTCGAAACAGTGCTGAAAGAATGTAAGAGTCGTAAGATCTCCACAGTACATAGTTAATGGATTACGGTTTCTGGAAAAGACCTCCGATGAAAATTAAAACCGTCAAAGGTTTTGGACTGCACATTCTGATCCATCACTAGGATGAAAGATGTTTGCCTGTCAGATGTCAACTTCTTTTCTTCTGTGGTTTCAAGTAGTAGTTAACTGCTGAAACTTGTTATATGCATGGCTGACTTCTTATTGCCACAAGTTGAAGGGCAGAATCCTTAAAACACTTTTTGCCTATCTGTCAACTAAATCTTCGCAATAGAAGCCAATATCTCTGTATACTTATAACATTCTGATATACAAAACAAATGAACAATCTTAAATTATGTTTGCCTTGGCACAGAAAACTGTATCTACCATGTTCTATCTTCTTTAGATGATCAAAACTAAACCCTCCCTAAAGATACATGGTAAAGTATACATTGGTTTTATTGGAATAGCCTAAGAATTGAAACACTTGATTGCTCATTTGAGAATTTCTGTCACAGGGATTTGTTTGTGTTGTCAAAATTTGTGTCTCACTTGCAAGGGTTATGTTGTTATGAACTCCCACCCAGTCAATACAAGCAAACTGCTCTGTGTAGCATCCCAATGTTTTCCTGTTATCAAACTTTCTTGCAGGTCCTGTCTGAAATCAAgcatgatatttttttttgttcatttatgCAATATGATACAGATGTTATTTTATAAGATGGACTCATGGAAAGAACTTTGATGCATGACAATGAGATTATTCTAGGAATATTTAATAAATCTGACGCTAGTATAGAACACGAGCTTTTGCTGTTTGAGTAGTGGAAGTTAAATGTTTAAAACACTTTAGGTGACAAGTTCAATACAGAATAGGACATTGTAGATACTGTGTTGCTTCATTTGTGGAGACAAATTTGCTCGATGTACCCCTAGAATAAGCATCTGACcttttctaattttaaattttttattcagAAAGGACCATACACAGCGTAAGCTGTTGTAGGATAAACTTTTTTGGTGTAGGAAACATGCATGATAATATATTACATGCATAAATGGAATGACAAATGGCTTGATTTTGCAGGAAATTGACTGAACTAGATTTGAGTGAGGTTGAAGTAATTGATAATGGAGACGACTGGTTGGCCTACTTTCCCGAGAAGATGACCTCCTTGGTATCTCTTAGCTTTGACTGTTTGGAGGCTCCAGTAAATTTTGATGCACTTGAAAGGTTAGTGGCAAGGTGCCCATCCCTAAAGAAGCTCAGGTTGAACAGAACTGTCTCTGCAGGACAGCTGCATAGGTTGATATTAATAGCACCACAGCTTACACATTTAGGAACAGGTTCAATGGGGTCTGAGTTCTCTCCAGAACAGGCAGAAAGTCTTCTGGCAGCATTCAGCAAATGTTCTCAAATTCAGTGCTTGTCAGGATTTCGTGAACTTGTACCAGAGTATCTGCCTGTAGTTTATCCAGTGTGCTCGAATTTGACTTCTCTGAACTTAAGCTATGCACTTATTCGGAACTTTGAATTAGAAGGAATCATCCGTCATTGTCATAAAGTGCAACGTCTCTGGGTTAGTTACCTATCCTCTACTTCTTATATGTTATATCAAGACACTGTGCAGAAGTTTGCAGTAATGTATGCTAGGCTTAAGCAACAACATCTGCTTCAGTATATGAATCAATTTTGAACTAAAATCATTGTCAATAGCTAGGGCTTTAGATGTTAAGGGCATTTCATGCTGGTGGTTTCATTTGGATAGTGTGACTTCCTGGAGCTTTTAAAGAAGCTTCAGATTTCATCTTTTGCACCACTGGGTTCTTCTGGAATTTGGACACATGCATTTGGTATTGATATGAACAACCTATTCCATAACAAAAGTAGACAATACTAGTGTTTCTCCACTTTTTTATTGATACTTAAAATCTTCTTTCCAATCTAATTTTGACATTTCTATACGTCTTTCATGATGTGTTTACTCAATGGAAATGTACTTAATTGCTTCTATAGTAATTTTTATCTGATCATTCCTGACAGGTTCTGGATTCAGTGGGAGACAGTGGTTTAGAAGCAGTTGCAGCAACATGCACGGATTTGAGGGATCTTCGAGTGTTTCCCATGGATGTACGTGAAGATGGTGAAGGTTGTGTATCCGATCGGGGCCTTGTTGCAATTTCAGACGGATGTCGAAATCTTCAGTCCATTCTTTACTTTTGTCAGCGAATGACCAATGAGGCAGTTGTGACAATGTCAAAAAATTGTGCCAAACTGGTGAGCTTTCGACTTTGTATCATGGGACGGCACACTCCCGATCATGTAACTGGTGAATCTATGGATGATGGGTTTGGGGAAATTGTAAAGAACTGCAAAAGCCTAACAAGGCTGGCAGTTTCTGGTTTGCTCACGGACAAAGCATTTGAGTATATTGGAGCATATGGTAAAACATTAGAAATTTTATCAGTAGCATTTGCTGGGGAAAGCGATCAAGGCCTGAAGTATGTGCTGGATGGGTGCAAAAGCCTTCGGAAACTTGAGATAAGA
This window harbors:
- the LOC131037061 gene encoding transport inhibitor response 1-like protein — encoded protein: MDQDQSACRFAAQKAKAEMESSFPEEVLEHVLVFLNAHKHRNAVSLVCKAWYRVESWSRRQIFISNCYAVSPEIMINRFPKIKSVTLKGKPRFADFNLVPAKWGANLTPWVSAMAPAYPWLEKLCLKRMTVTDEDLAMLANSFPNFKELILVCCDGFSTAGLATIASKCRKLTELDLSEVEVIDNGDDWLAYFPEKMTSLVSLSFDCLEAPVNFDALERLVARCPSLKKLRLNRTVSAGQLHRLILIAPQLTHLGTGSMGSEFSPEQAESLLAAFSKCSQIQCLSGFRELVPEYLPVVYPVCSNLTSLNLSYALIRNFELEGIIRHCHKVQRLWVLDSVGDSGLEAVAATCTDLRDLRVFPMDVREDGEGCVSDRGLVAISDGCRNLQSILYFCQRMTNEAVVTMSKNCAKLVSFRLCIMGRHTPDHVTGESMDDGFGEIVKNCKSLTRLAVSGLLTDKAFEYIGAYGKTLEILSVAFAGESDQGLKYVLDGCKSLRKLEIRDSPFGDSALLSSLDRYESMRFLWMSACELTIEGCKELAKKMPRLNVEVIRENESEDTCFVEKLYVYRSVAGPRKDMPSFVTTL